A part of Desulfomicrobium baculatum DSM 4028 genomic DNA contains:
- the uvrC gene encoding excinuclease ABC subunit UvrC has product MISRKILPSFPTCPGVYLMKNATGRIIYVGKAKHLRRRLASYFQPEHRLAPKVRVMMTRVETIDFLCTSTEKEALLLEASLIKKHRPKYNIVLRDDKQYVLFCLSRNHPFPALRLTRKVLRDGSVYFGPFTSALSARETKRVIDRLFPLRKCRDTVFSNRTRPCLQYHIGRCLGPCCLPVSEEEYRQVVRRVELFLSGKSDELMAGLHDQMMRLSDALDFEGAARLRDSIRALRETVERQAAVLSDGRDLDVIGVHGHENGAALAIVFVRQGRIIDGQAFWFADAAVDTPEAEAGLTDSFLMQYYNAERFIPARIITAFGSQDPALEDALADMRGGRASVAKARGDQERRLVDIATANAKAHALRQRRTIPTRAELAGVLGVEGEVERIECVDASHIQGEGMRVGMVVFVDGREEKSAYRVYSFPELEGTADDYLALASFAARRAKSGPPWPDLLLIDGGKGQLGAVERAMAENGLSAVPLASIAKGVSRRAGELGDVIFRPGRKNPLNLRPGSPELLFLQHVRDTAHRFVISRLRRHKRAAQLSSDLDNLPGIGPKTARLLWDHFDSVQAMTQARIEDLAALPGFGPKKAAALHAALKTLPGND; this is encoded by the coding sequence ATGATCTCGCGTAAAATCCTGCCAAGCTTTCCCACCTGCCCGGGCGTGTATCTGATGAAGAACGCCACGGGCAGAATCATTTATGTGGGCAAGGCCAAGCATCTGCGCCGCCGCCTGGCTTCGTATTTCCAGCCCGAGCATCGCCTCGCCCCCAAGGTGCGGGTCATGATGACCCGGGTCGAGACCATCGATTTTCTGTGCACCTCCACGGAAAAGGAAGCCTTGCTGCTTGAAGCCAGCCTGATCAAGAAGCACCGGCCCAAGTACAACATCGTCCTGCGCGACGACAAGCAGTACGTCCTTTTCTGCCTGTCCAGGAACCATCCCTTCCCGGCCCTGCGCCTGACGCGCAAGGTGCTGCGCGACGGCTCGGTCTATTTCGGGCCCTTCACCTCGGCCCTGTCCGCCCGCGAGACCAAACGGGTCATCGACCGCCTCTTTCCCTTGCGCAAATGCCGGGACACGGTTTTTTCCAACCGCACCCGTCCCTGCCTGCAGTACCACATCGGCCGCTGCCTGGGACCGTGCTGCCTGCCCGTGTCCGAAGAGGAGTACCGGCAGGTCGTGCGCCGGGTCGAACTTTTCCTGTCCGGAAAATCCGACGAACTCATGGCCGGCCTGCATGACCAGATGATGCGTCTGTCCGATGCCCTTGATTTCGAGGGCGCGGCCCGGCTGCGCGACAGCATCCGCGCCCTGCGCGAGACCGTGGAACGCCAGGCCGCCGTGCTCTCCGACGGGCGCGATCTGGACGTCATCGGCGTGCATGGCCATGAAAACGGCGCGGCCTTGGCCATCGTCTTTGTGCGGCAGGGCCGGATCATCGATGGGCAGGCGTTCTGGTTCGCGGACGCGGCGGTGGACACTCCGGAAGCGGAGGCCGGCCTCACGGACTCCTTTCTCATGCAGTACTACAACGCGGAGCGTTTCATCCCGGCCCGCATCATCACCGCTTTCGGCAGCCAGGATCCGGCGCTGGAAGACGCCCTGGCCGACATGCGCGGGGGCAGGGCGAGCGTGGCCAAGGCCCGCGGCGACCAGGAACGTCGGCTGGTGGACATTGCCACGGCCAACGCCAAAGCCCACGCCCTCCGCCAGCGCCGAACCATACCCACTCGGGCGGAACTGGCCGGGGTTTTGGGCGTGGAGGGGGAGGTGGAACGCATCGAGTGCGTGGACGCCTCGCACATCCAGGGCGAAGGCATGCGCGTGGGCATGGTCGTCTTTGTCGACGGGAGGGAAGAAAAAAGCGCCTACCGCGTCTATTCGTTTCCGGAGCTTGAAGGCACTGCGGACGACTATCTGGCCCTGGCTTCTTTTGCCGCTCGCCGCGCCAAATCCGGCCCTCCCTGGCCCGATCTTCTTCTCATCGACGGCGGCAAGGGACAGCTTGGCGCCGTGGAACGCGCCATGGCCGAAAACGGGTTGTCTGCCGTCCCTTTGGCTTCCATTGCCAAGGGGGTGAGCCGCAGGGCGGGAGAGCTGGGCGATGTCATTTTCCGGCCCGGGCGCAAGAATCCCCTGAATCTGAGGCCCGGAAGCCCGGAACTGCTTTTTCTGCAGCATGTCCGCGACACGGCCCATCGCTTCGTCATCTCCCGGCTGCGCCGTCACAAGCGCGCTGCCCAGCTTTCCTCCGACCTTGACAATCTGCCCGGAATCGGTCCCAAGACGGCCCGTCTGCTCTGGGATCATTTCGACTCCGTACAGGCCATGACCCAGGCCCGCATCGAGGATCTGGCCGCCTTGCCCGGATTCGGCCCCAAAAAGGCCGCCGCCCTGCACGCCGCGCTCAAGACTCTGCCCGGAAATGACTGA
- a CDS encoding tetrathionate reductase family octaheme c-type cytochrome, producing the protein MNQTLRKAVLCGALAVCLGPMVAFAATEDSEAPGRALARQTVKNDAQKWITTDHSQHPILKQQFSSPEEVTKACLTCHNQAAMQLHKTIHWTWKDPADPSGETGKGGLSVNNFCISVGSNEPRCTSCHIGYGWKDKNFDFSKAEKVDCLVCHEQTGTYEKFPTKSGYPVTNATMFEGKIEFLPPDYNAVAQSVGRPGRDNCGTCHFYGGGGDAVKHGDLDSSMAMPSKQLDVHMGTDGQNFDCSRCHTTNAHNIAGRIYATPASTERKSLLEDDLTPKIMCESCHGAQPHKTNQKANDHTDKVSCQACHIPTYARINATKMHWDWSTAGDKKREVKKDEFGKADYDAKKGSFVWQKNVVPRYEWFNGSIRGTTAKDVIDPSSTVRVSWPIGGIGDPNSRIFPFKVHTGKTPYDKVNKTMVIPKLFGPKGSGAYWAEFDWNKAIAIGQEYNGLPYSGEYDFVDTEYVFPITHMVAPKEQAVACVECHAKGGRLDHLEGFYMPGRDSVQLLNMGGWAMVAASVLGVVLHGLGRFVSSVGRRKE; encoded by the coding sequence ATGAATCAGACGTTACGGAAGGCGGTCCTTTGCGGGGCTCTTGCCGTGTGCCTGGGCCCCATGGTGGCCTTTGCCGCGACAGAGGACAGCGAAGCGCCGGGCCGAGCCCTGGCGAGACAGACCGTCAAGAATGACGCCCAGAAATGGATCACCACCGATCATTCCCAACATCCGATTCTCAAACAACAATTCAGTTCGCCTGAAGAAGTGACCAAGGCTTGCCTGACGTGCCATAATCAGGCCGCCATGCAGCTGCACAAGACCATCCACTGGACCTGGAAGGACCCGGCCGACCCCAGCGGGGAAACAGGCAAGGGCGGCCTGTCCGTCAACAATTTCTGCATCAGCGTGGGCTCCAACGAACCCCGCTGCACCTCATGCCACATCGGTTACGGCTGGAAGGACAAGAACTTCGATTTCAGCAAGGCCGAAAAGGTGGACTGTCTGGTCTGTCACGAACAGACCGGCACATACGAGAAATTCCCGACCAAGTCCGGTTACCCCGTGACCAACGCAACCATGTTCGAGGGCAAGATAGAATTCCTGCCCCCGGACTATAACGCGGTGGCGCAGTCGGTGGGGCGTCCGGGGCGCGACAACTGCGGCACCTGTCACTTCTACGGAGGCGGTGGCGACGCGGTCAAACACGGCGACCTGGACTCGTCCATGGCCATGCCAAGCAAGCAGCTCGACGTGCACATGGGCACGGACGGACAGAATTTCGATTGCAGCCGCTGTCACACCACAAACGCCCACAATATCGCCGGGCGCATCTACGCCACTCCGGCTTCCACGGAGCGCAAGAGCCTGCTGGAGGACGACCTGACGCCCAAGATCATGTGCGAATCCTGCCACGGCGCGCAGCCGCACAAAACCAACCAGAAAGCCAACGATCACACCGACAAGGTCTCCTGTCAGGCGTGTCACATCCCGACCTATGCCCGCATCAATGCGACCAAGATGCACTGGGACTGGTCCACGGCCGGGGACAAGAAGCGCGAGGTGAAGAAGGACGAGTTCGGCAAGGCGGACTACGACGCCAAGAAGGGCTCGTTCGTATGGCAGAAAAACGTCGTTCCTCGCTACGAGTGGTTCAACGGCTCCATCCGGGGCACCACGGCCAAGGACGTTATCGACCCGTCCTCGACGGTACGCGTTTCCTGGCCCATCGGAGGCATTGGCGACCCCAATTCGCGCATCTTCCCCTTCAAGGTGCACACCGGCAAGACCCCGTACGACAAGGTCAACAAGACTATGGTCATTCCCAAGCTCTTTGGCCCCAAAGGATCGGGCGCGTACTGGGCCGAGTTCGACTGGAACAAGGCCATCGCGATCGGGCAGGAGTACAACGGGCTGCCCTACAGCGGCGAGTATGATTTCGTGGACACGGAATACGTCTTCCCCATCACCCACATGGTCGCGCCCAAGGAACAGGCCGTGGCCTGCGTGGAATGTCATGCCAAGGGCGGTCGGCTCGACCATCTGGAAGGCTTTTACATGCCCGGCCGTGATTCGGTGCAGCTCCTGAACATGGGCGGCTGGGCCATGGTCGCGGCCTCGGTTCTGGGTGTCGTCCTGCATGGGCTGGGGCGTTTTGTGAGCAGCGTCGGACGTCGCAAGGAGTGA
- a CDS encoding cytochrome b/b6 domain-containing protein, which produces MSTKKKIYLYTRFERFWHWVQSLLIFLLLLTGFEVHGTFTLFGFQKAVEYHNFLGLTWVILFIFIVFWVVTTGEWRQYIPTTKKLFEVIGYYSSGIFKGLPHPVKKSKETKHNPLQRLTYLGLTAILLTLQMGTGLLYYLYNDWAIWNWTFLDLRLLALIHLACAFAILAFIIVHVYMTTTGHTLTSHISAMFSGWEEVEEGEVAEWEVQKKR; this is translated from the coding sequence ATGAGCACAAAAAAGAAAATCTACCTGTACACGAGGTTCGAGCGTTTCTGGCACTGGGTTCAGTCCCTGCTCATCTTCCTCTTGCTGCTGACCGGTTTCGAGGTCCATGGCACCTTCACCCTGTTCGGCTTCCAGAAGGCGGTGGAGTACCATAATTTCCTCGGCCTGACCTGGGTCATCCTCTTCATCTTCATCGTCTTCTGGGTCGTGACCACGGGTGAATGGCGGCAGTACATCCCGACCACCAAGAAGCTCTTCGAGGTCATTGGCTATTATTCCTCCGGCATTTTCAAGGGGCTGCCGCACCCGGTCAAAAAATCCAAGGAGACCAAGCACAACCCCCTGCAGCGCCTGACCTACCTGGGCCTGACCGCGATCCTGCTGACCCTGCAGATGGGCACGGGGCTTTTGTACTACCTCTACAACGACTGGGCCATCTGGAACTGGACCTTCCTGGACCTGCGCCTCCTGGCGCTCATCCACCTGGCCTGCGCGTTTGCCATCCTGGCTTTCATCATCGTCCACGTCTACATGACCACCACCGGCCACACCCTGACCAGCCACATCTCCGCCATGTTCAGCGGCTGGGAAGAAGTGGAAGAGGGCGAAGTGGCGGAGTGGGAAGTGCAGAAGAAAAGATAG
- a CDS encoding LysE family translocator has translation MSPDTYLAFLLATIVVLVIPGPTIMLVVSCSLTQGKRLALPLALGVGLGDTVAMIASMAGLGALLATSATLFTVLKWVGAFYLVYLGVKTFRTNPVSGKDLPRVASVSRGASVFRAFAVTATNPKSIAFFCAFMPQFINHAEPVMAQVLILGSTFVILAVVNATLYALLAARARYAVTNPRIMKMVNWAGGSALIGAGVLTAAIRRT, from the coding sequence ATGAGCCCTGATACCTATCTCGCCTTTCTCTTGGCCACCATAGTAGTCTTGGTCATTCCTGGACCGACTATCATGTTGGTGGTGAGTTGTTCGCTGACCCAAGGCAAACGCTTAGCCCTGCCGCTAGCCCTGGGCGTCGGTCTTGGCGACACCGTGGCAATGATTGCGTCCATGGCCGGGCTTGGCGCATTGCTTGCCACCTCGGCCACGCTGTTCACTGTGCTCAAGTGGGTAGGTGCGTTCTATCTCGTCTACTTGGGCGTAAAGACCTTTCGAACCAACCCCGTGTCGGGCAAGGACTTGCCGCGTGTTGCTTCTGTATCGCGCGGGGCCAGCGTGTTCCGTGCATTTGCGGTTACGGCTACCAATCCCAAGTCTATTGCCTTTTTCTGCGCCTTCATGCCTCAGTTCATCAATCACGCCGAACCGGTCATGGCTCAAGTCCTCATCCTTGGATCGACCTTTGTGATCCTGGCGGTAGTCAACGCCACTTTGTACGCGCTTCTGGCGGCCAGGGCGCGATACGCAGTGACGAATCCCCGGATCATGAAGATGGTCAACTGGGCAGGTGGCTCTGCCCTGATCGGCGCGGGGGTTTTGACCGCTGCCATACGGCGGACGTGA
- a CDS encoding ECF transporter S component, producing MKNIKIAALSIVALTCLTTLFVRIPLPSRGYFNVGDVAVVFGGLVLGFMNPRQGILWAVGACGIGSALADILGGFAVFAPLTFAAKGAEGALAAVAASRTGAARYTVLALGGAAMVGIYFFGEVMMPNIGLQGAVAEIPANLIQAVGGAVGGMFAATALKKTKMI from the coding sequence ATGAAGAACATCAAGATAGCCGCCCTGTCCATCGTGGCCCTGACCTGCCTGACCACCCTCTTCGTGCGCATCCCGCTGCCGAGCCGTGGGTATTTCAACGTGGGCGATGTGGCCGTGGTCTTCGGTGGTTTGGTCCTTGGCTTCATGAATCCGAGACAGGGCATCTTGTGGGCGGTCGGAGCCTGCGGCATCGGTTCGGCCCTGGCCGACATCCTGGGCGGATTCGCGGTTTTCGCGCCCCTGACCTTCGCCGCCAAGGGCGCGGAAGGCGCGCTTGCCGCCGTAGCCGCAAGCAGGACCGGGGCGGCCCGCTACACGGTGCTCGCCCTTGGCGGAGCGGCCATGGTCGGAATCTACTTTTTCGGAGAAGTCATGATGCCCAACATCGGCCTGCAGGGCGCAGTGGCCGAAATCCCGGCCAACCTGATCCAGGCCGTGGGCGGCGCAGTGGGCGGCATGTTCGCGGCCACTGCGCTCAAGAAGACAAAAATGATCTGA
- a CDS encoding NUDIX hydrolase yields MIKFSIECWLYNDLEDRFLLLRCPVTHRHDEYWQPVTGGRGPDEPCIEACLREVEEETGVTLTAEQLEVVIPEFSFCIPDARIELRKPIYLARVRVEKVVLSAEHIGYYWFDAGDVDAQLHWDSNRESFRQVLAHTRP; encoded by the coding sequence ATGATAAAATTCAGTATCGAATGCTGGCTCTACAATGATCTGGAAGACCGATTTCTGCTCTTGCGCTGCCCCGTGACCCATCGCCATGATGAATACTGGCAACCCGTGACCGGCGGACGAGGCCCCGACGAGCCCTGCATCGAAGCCTGTCTGCGCGAAGTGGAAGAGGAGACGGGCGTGACGCTGACCGCGGAGCAGCTGGAAGTGGTCATCCCCGAGTTCTCTTTCTGCATCCCCGACGCGCGCATCGAGTTGCGCAAGCCCATCTACCTGGCCCGGGTCAGAGTCGAAAAAGTGGTCCTCTCCGCAGAGCATATCGGCTACTATTGGTTTGACGCCGGGGATGTCGATGCCCAGTTGCACTGGGATTCCAACCGCGAATCGTTTCGTCAGGTTCTGGCCCACACCCGCCCCTAA
- a CDS encoding TlpA family protein disulfide reductase, with product MNSIATKPITGFLCAVLLLLLLEAGAAMLLVSSVGSADDAQALPPMTRLHDLQATFSDLGGQSFTLADLRGKVVVINLWATWCPPCRAEMPFLEGLWKKFQDNDQVQVLCISKETLAEVRQDPLAKSLTMPLYVFTSPAPPELDPEGLPTTYIFNRQGKVVFAHTGIAQWDAPEIVAYLDALAKATSN from the coding sequence ATGAACAGTATCGCAACCAAACCAATCACCGGATTTTTATGCGCGGTCCTGCTGTTGCTGCTGCTGGAGGCGGGCGCTGCCATGCTGCTCGTGAGCAGCGTGGGCTCGGCAGACGATGCCCAGGCCCTTCCGCCCATGACCCGTCTGCATGATCTGCAGGCAACCTTCTCGGATCTGGGTGGTCAAAGCTTCACGCTGGCCGATTTGCGAGGCAAGGTCGTGGTCATCAATCTGTGGGCCACCTGGTGCCCGCCGTGCCGGGCGGAGATGCCTTTTCTGGAAGGATTGTGGAAGAAATTCCAGGACAATGACCAGGTCCAGGTGCTGTGCATCAGCAAGGAGACCCTGGCGGAAGTGCGCCAGGACCCCCTGGCGAAATCACTGACCATGCCCCTATATGTCTTCACCTCGCCGGCGCCGCCGGAGCTGGATCCCGAAGGACTGCCGACGACATACATCTTCAATCGTCAAGGCAAGGTGGTCTTTGCGCATACGGGCATCGCCCAGTGGGATGCACCGGAAATCGTCGCCTATCTGGACGCCCTGGCCAAGGCGACGAGCAATTAG
- a CDS encoding pseudouridine synthase, giving the protein MPENSPVRLNKYLADAGIASRRGADALIQGGRVCVNGLIQREPGTRVIPGQDTVLCNGAPVSAKQNAPSSYIMLHKPVHTVTTVNDPQGRKTVVDLLPEELRTLRLFPVGRLDYMSEGLLLLTNDGEVTLRLTHPSYEHPKKYEVLVREAVTEKSLGIMRQGMRLQEGERLAPVEVESASDAGGATLLRMTLRQGVNRQIRRMCRDLGLTILRLRRIELGPLFLGNLEPGKWRALTDAEIKTLKSSLGLD; this is encoded by the coding sequence ATGCCAGAAAACAGCCCCGTTCGTTTGAACAAATATCTTGCCGATGCCGGCATAGCCTCCCGTCGCGGAGCCGACGCCCTGATCCAGGGCGGGCGAGTCTGCGTGAACGGCCTTATCCAGCGCGAGCCCGGGACCAGGGTCATTCCCGGCCAGGACACGGTGCTCTGCAACGGCGCACCGGTCTCGGCCAAGCAGAATGCACCGTCCTCCTACATCATGCTGCACAAGCCGGTGCATACGGTGACCACGGTCAATGATCCCCAGGGCCGCAAGACCGTCGTCGACCTGCTGCCCGAAGAACTCCGCACGCTGCGCCTCTTTCCCGTGGGACGGCTCGATTACATGTCCGAGGGCCTGCTCCTCTTGACCAATGACGGCGAGGTCACCCTGCGCCTGACCCACCCCAGCTACGAACACCCGAAAAAATACGAGGTGCTGGTGCGCGAGGCGGTGACGGAGAAATCCCTTGGCATCATGCGCCAGGGCATGCGCCTGCAGGAAGGTGAACGGCTGGCTCCGGTGGAAGTCGAAAGCGCCTCCGATGCCGGCGGGGCGACGCTCTTGCGCATGACTCTGCGCCAGGGCGTGAACCGTCAGATCCGGCGTATGTGCCGCGACCTGGGGCTGACCATCCTGCGACTGCGTCGCATTGAATTGGGACCGTTGTTTTTGGGGAATCTTGAACCCGGAAAATGGCGCGCCCTGACCGACGCCGAAATAAAGACCCTGAAATCAAGCCTTGGTCTCGACTGA
- a CDS encoding META domain-containing protein: MKKLILITIFACTALWGCVHADNKNIDTSLDLMDARILDTRWKLVELWGKPVAEVERYPFIQLHAKEGRISGFGGCNSFGGGYELKAGNRVRFTNMASTMMACPDMDSEQELFNVLSMTDNFACDGKTLALYKARMAPLARFEAVR, translated from the coding sequence GTGAAAAAACTCATCCTGATAACGATTTTCGCCTGTACGGCGTTGTGGGGCTGCGTGCATGCCGACAACAAAAACATCGATACGTCCCTGGATCTGATGGACGCGCGCATTCTGGATACACGCTGGAAATTGGTGGAGCTTTGGGGAAAACCCGTGGCGGAGGTCGAACGGTATCCGTTTATCCAACTCCATGCCAAGGAGGGACGCATCTCGGGCTTCGGCGGATGCAACAGCTTCGGTGGCGGCTATGAGCTCAAGGCCGGCAACCGCGTCCGCTTCACGAACATGGCCAGCACCATGATGGCTTGTCCGGACATGGACTCGGAGCAGGAGCTTTTCAACGTGCTGTCCATGACGGACAATTTCGCCTGTGACGGCAAAACCCTTGCCCTGTACAAGGCGCGCATGGCCCCCCTGGCCAGGTTCGAGGCCGTGCGCTGA
- a CDS encoding carbonic anhydrase produces MKEISKLLDNNKTWAQNVEKNIPGFFRKLENQHKPKFLWIGCSDSRVPADQLIGVMPGEVFVHRNISNQVINTDINLMCVLQYAIDVLKVKHIIVCGHYGCGGIEAVMQDQTPGLLAHWLENVHDLMERKGRPNLDDMCELNVKLQIRNLALNSIVRKAWQRGRNLYLHGWIYSISNGLIHDLCITRGPDKQEEEPLEAPLRPKH; encoded by the coding sequence ATGAAAGAAATCAGCAAGCTGCTTGATAATAACAAGACCTGGGCCCAGAACGTCGAAAAGAACATCCCCGGTTTTTTCCGCAAACTGGAGAACCAGCACAAGCCAAAATTCCTGTGGATCGGCTGCTCGGACAGCCGGGTCCCGGCGGACCAGCTTATCGGCGTCATGCCGGGCGAGGTCTTTGTGCATCGCAATATCTCGAATCAGGTCATCAACACCGACATCAACCTGATGTGCGTGTTGCAGTACGCCATCGACGTGCTCAAGGTGAAGCATATCATCGTCTGCGGTCATTACGGCTGCGGCGGCATCGAGGCGGTCATGCAAGACCAGACTCCGGGCCTGTTGGCCCATTGGCTGGAAAACGTGCACGACCTGATGGAACGCAAGGGCCGCCCCAATCTCGACGACATGTGCGAACTCAACGTCAAGCTGCAGATCCGCAATCTGGCCTTGAACAGCATCGTGCGCAAGGCATGGCAGCGTGGTCGCAACCTCTATCTGCATGGCTGGATCTATTCCATTTCCAACGGCCTGATCCACGACCTGTGCATCACGCGCGGCCCGGACAAGCAGGAAGAGGAACCCCTTGAAGCTCCACTGCGTCCGAAACATTAG
- a CDS encoding ABC transporter substrate-binding protein → MRKIFCFLSCLMLLASPALSEDTIKLGAFFDLSGRASFIGTPSKLVAEMLVDKINAEGGINGRKIELLMADTEGDPAKAANIATKFIHKDKVVAIVGPTLTDTGMNVKKIVDSGKTPIVMTVGGDPVIMGGKFGSFEWVFKSPQRSKIAVERLFTYLKDKGLTKVALLSADDGFGKDGLRWMEELAPAFGIEMLVKESFGARDTDMTAQLTKAKNAGPQALVVWTTGPAGAISAKNVAQLGIDLPLFQCHGLPDPKYIELAGPASEGNRMPATKLMVVDELPDTDPQKAVIQEFVKLYVEKGYDKQFPINTHSGYAWDAIRLIVDAIAKVGTEPEALRAEIEKTQNYVGISGIYNLTPEDHNGLDVDSMVMVQVKDGKFVLAD, encoded by the coding sequence ATGCGCAAGATTTTCTGTTTTTTGAGCTGTCTCATGCTGCTGGCTTCCCCGGCCCTGTCCGAGGACACCATCAAGCTGGGCGCGTTTTTCGACCTGTCGGGCCGGGCGTCTTTCATCGGTACTCCGAGCAAGCTGGTCGCAGAGATGCTCGTTGACAAGATCAACGCAGAGGGCGGGATAAACGGCAGGAAGATCGAGCTGCTCATGGCCGACACCGAGGGCGATCCGGCCAAGGCCGCCAACATCGCCACCAAGTTCATCCACAAGGACAAGGTCGTGGCCATTGTCGGGCCGACCCTGACCGATACGGGCATGAACGTGAAGAAGATCGTGGACTCCGGCAAGACACCCATCGTCATGACCGTGGGCGGGGATCCGGTCATCATGGGCGGCAAGTTCGGCTCTTTTGAATGGGTCTTCAAATCGCCCCAGCGCTCCAAGATCGCGGTTGAACGCCTCTTCACCTATCTGAAGGACAAGGGGCTGACCAAGGTCGCCCTGCTCTCGGCCGATGACGGTTTCGGCAAGGACGGCCTGCGCTGGATGGAAGAGCTGGCCCCCGCTTTCGGGATTGAAATGCTGGTCAAGGAATCTTTCGGCGCCCGCGACACGGACATGACCGCCCAGCTGACCAAGGCCAAGAACGCAGGTCCCCAGGCGCTCGTTGTCTGGACCACGGGCCCGGCCGGGGCCATCAGCGCTAAGAACGTGGCCCAGCTCGGCATTGATCTGCCCCTGTTCCAGTGCCATGGCCTGCCCGATCCCAAGTACATCGAACTGGCCGGACCGGCGAGCGAAGGCAACCGCATGCCCGCGACCAAACTCATGGTCGTGGACGAACTGCCTGACACGGACCCTCAGAAGGCCGTGATCCAGGAATTCGTCAAGCTCTACGTCGAAAAGGGCTACGATAAGCAGTTCCCCATCAACACCCACTCCGGCTATGCCTGGGATGCGATCCGGCTCATCGTCGACGCCATCGCCAAGGTCGGAACCGAGCCCGAAGCCCTGCGCGCCGAAATCGAGAAAACGCAGAACTATGTCGGCATCTCCGGCATCTACAACCTGACCCCCGAAGACCACAACGGACTCGATGTGGACTCCATGGTTATGGTCCAGGTCAAGGACGGCAAGTTCGTTCTGGCCGACTAA